GTATTGAAAACTTGTGGATCCCAGCCCCTAGGTGCTTGTTCGAGAATTTGCATTAACAATCTTGAAGCGTTTGCGAACTCACTCCCCCAGACCGAAGTCAATGGTACGTTTTCTTACGAAACCCTAGCTTGATTCCTCAATtgatcattagtttttttttttttttttttaattttatatttgaatctccgggacttttttgttttttaatctcGGGAAAACTTGATTCGAATGCCTTTTTTATTctgcattttgacaattctaaTATCATGATCTAGGTTTTAGGTATGATCATTGCATTAACGCGAAATTATATGGCAGACCGATGCTTCCGGTTGTGAATTTACTTCAATCAGAAAAATGTGAAGGGTTAGGGTGATGTGGTTAAAAGTAATTTGATTATGATATAAGTATCATTTGAGTTCTTATTTTCATATGGTTAATTTTCGTACGAACTTACTTTCGAATTATGCTTTTGGTCACGATATGTTATGGATTTTCTGGGTTACAAATAGCAACTGGGTTACAGATAACAAGAACTGAATTAAGAACATTATAATGGATTTACTTCGAGGGAAATCCTTCCTATACAATGGCAAAGATCAAAAGCACCGTATGACTATGATACAAAAACTCCCCGTTTTATTAACTTCCCCAAATGACTAATTCTTCCTTCCTCGATCACAAGCTCAGACCTTTTGCTGTCCTCAGTTCCTTCCACATACACTTCAGTCTACTCCTAACACGATATATGTAATAAAATCTGAGTGTTTTCCATATGTTTAGGCAGTTTTTAGCCATTTGGCATCTTGAATACGGCTGACTTTTGTTATGGTAAAAATTAGTTTGGGACACCTGAAGGCAGCGACTTCATTTAGGACTAGTATACTCTCACTTTCATCTTATTTGATAATATAAGAGGATCGACAAGTCTTTCTCTAACGGTTCCTGACCATATTCTACGTAGTTTACTGCCGTAGTAGATCACCCTGTTTGAATGTATAGAGCACCAAGTAAAAATGTTAATCGtgttgttttgatttttcttgaCGCTTTTTAGAGAGCCATAGTTGGTAAATGATATcagttttttaaatatgtaatcaTCCCATCAGGCGACTCTTTATAGAGGGACATCCAGGAAAGATAAACCCAGAGGACGTCATCATGGTTTAACTCAGCAGAAGAGGCAAGAGATTAAGGAAGCATTTGAGCTATTTGACACTGATGGCTCAGGTATTAAAATGGTTTGTTATCATATTTGTCTTcgcaatatttattttttattttttgcgataaattttttgtttgaCCTTGTTCTTTAGGCACTATTGATGCCAAGGAGCTTAATGTCGCCATGAGGTATGAAATTCATGCCTGATGTATGTACTTGATTAGTCATGAAATCATCATAACTTGGATCTTCTCTTAACAGGGCCCTTGGTTTCGAGATGACAGAAGAGGTAATTACTAATTACCCTTCTACAGTATGCTCCTTAGATAAACGTGTTTGTGCTGCACATGAGTGTGTTTGGTTGGGTTTTTGATGAATCTGGATTATTTCTGTGGGGCTGcttttaaagagaaaaaataagagagaaaagagggggggggggggggggggggggggggggggaggcgaTCTTTGTGGGCATACAgggtagctctctctctctctctctctcttcagtAGTCCTAGGAGAATGTTCTTGACTTATGTTGAGTCATGTAGTTTTTCTCTTTATCCCGGAATTTGATTTTAGACTTTTTGACAACATGACAACATGGCTAACATATTTCTCAATTGTGTCATTCCAGCAAATCAATCAAATGATTGCAGATGTGGACAAGGATGGCAGTGGTGcaattgattttgatgaatttgtGCACATGATGACAGCCAAAATTGGAGAAAGGGACACTAAGGAGGAGCTCATGAAAGCTTTCCGCATTATTGATCAAGATAAAAATGTAAGGATTGGTTCTGTCAGGCGTCTTCTATGTTTCTTCTTGTTAATAACTGTATTCTCTTTTCATTGCATGTAGGGAAAGATATCTGTGTCAGATATTAAGCGTATAGCGAAGGAGCTGGGTGAGAACTTCACTGACAAGGACATTCAAGACATGATTGAGGAAGCTGACCGCGATCGTGAGTTTGCATTCTACACATTGGATGTAGCTTTTACATTTTGCcagcttctttttttaatctattattTATTGTCTGAAACTTATCTGgttgaatttcaaaataattatttcaaactATTATTCGATTCTCAAATACACTTCCAAACTATGACATGATACCTCACCCTCCAAACTCAATTCTCAAATTTGTACTGGGTTGCTTCCTGGTCAGATTGGGTCGAATTGGATGGCAACGCCATGACTGTAACAGAGGGTTGGTTTTGAGGGGGAGTTGTTATGGGTTATAGTGGGAATG
This genomic interval from Carya illinoinensis cultivar Pawnee chromosome 2, C.illinoinensisPawnee_v1, whole genome shotgun sequence contains the following:
- the LOC122296376 gene encoding caltractin — translated: MATLYRGTSRKDKPRGRHHGLTQQKRQEIKEAFELFDTDGSGTIDAKELNVAMRALGFEMTEEQINQMIADVDKDGSGAIDFDEFVHMMTAKIGERDTKEELMKAFRIIDQDKNGKISVSDIKRIAKELGENFTDKDIQDMIEEADRDRDGEVSADEFLRMMKRTYGY